A part of Desulfobacter sp. genomic DNA contains:
- a CDS encoding HD domain-containing protein encodes MKCPGQDTQYWNADAIFETQCPECGHPMEFFKDDATRRCPGCRKKIVNPKMDFGCAAYCQFAEQCLGTLPEEFVAQREDLLKDRVAVEMKRYFGRDFKRIGHASKVARYAEQLGKQEKANLAVVLCAAYLHDIGIKNAEEKYNSSAAKYQEIEGPPVAKALLEKLGAKPPLIEEVCDIVGHHHSPRENDTLNFKVLYDADMLVNMGECEKKNGVDPESFSKKIDRLYLTPSGRALAKEVLIRAEE; translated from the coding sequence ATGAAATGCCCGGGACAGGATACCCAATACTGGAATGCCGATGCCATATTTGAGACCCAATGCCCTGAATGCGGCCACCCCATGGAATTTTTTAAGGACGATGCCACCCGGCGCTGTCCGGGCTGCAGGAAAAAAATCGTTAATCCAAAGATGGATTTCGGCTGCGCCGCCTATTGCCAATTTGCCGAACAATGCCTGGGCACCCTTCCCGAAGAATTTGTAGCCCAGCGGGAAGACCTGCTCAAGGACCGGGTGGCCGTGGAAATGAAACGGTACTTCGGCAGGGATTTCAAACGGATCGGCCATGCCTCAAAGGTGGCCCGATACGCCGAACAACTGGGTAAACAGGAAAAGGCCAACTTGGCCGTTGTGCTCTGCGCCGCCTACCTCCACGACATCGGCATCAAGAATGCCGAGGAAAAATACAACTCTTCCGCCGCCAAATACCAGGAGATTGAAGGCCCGCCCGTGGCAAAGGCCCTGCTGGAAAAGCTGGGGGCCAAGCCGCCACTCATTGAGGAGGTCTGCGATATTGTCGGCCACCACCACAGCCCCCGGGAAAATGACACCCTTAATTTCAAGGTGCTCTACGACGCCGACATGCTGGTCAACATGGGCGAGTGCGAAAAAAAGAACGGAGTGGACCCGGAATCATTTTCAAAAAAGATCGACCGCCTTTACCTGACCCCGTCAGGACGGGCCCTGGCAAAAGAGGTCTTGATCAGGGCCGAAGAATAA
- a CDS encoding DUF4194 domain-containing protein produces the protein MEESTDYPVNISKPLIGLMKGVVFREKDEALWRDLEEGQMAVRDYVQVLGLELMLDDSEGYAWLRTREPAEGEEPLPRLVGKRKLSYPVSLIIALLRKKLAENDASGEETRLILSVEEIADMVKVFFPEGSNEARMLDRINAHLNKIGELGFIRRLKGQKDKIEVVRILKAFVDAQWLHEFDRRLEEYRGSGMDREETKGGGNHEG, from the coding sequence ATGGAAGAGAGTACTGATTATCCGGTGAACATATCAAAGCCCCTTATCGGCCTGATGAAGGGGGTGGTTTTCCGGGAAAAGGATGAAGCCCTCTGGCGGGACCTGGAAGAGGGGCAGATGGCCGTGAGGGATTATGTACAGGTCCTGGGCCTGGAGCTGATGCTGGACGATTCCGAAGGCTATGCCTGGCTGAGGACCCGGGAGCCGGCCGAGGGGGAGGAGCCTCTGCCCAGGCTTGTGGGGAAACGGAAACTCTCCTACCCCGTGAGTTTGATCATCGCCTTGCTGCGTAAAAAATTGGCTGAAAATGATGCCTCGGGGGAGGAGACTCGGCTCATCCTTTCCGTGGAGGAGATCGCCGACATGGTCAAGGTCTTTTTCCCGGAAGGAAGCAACGAGGCCAGAATGCTGGATCGAATCAACGCCCACCTGAACAAGATTGGGGAGTTGGGGTTTATCCGCCGCCTCAAGGGCCAGAAGGATAAGATTGAGGTGGTTCGCATCCTCAAGGCCTTTGTGGATGCCCAATGGCTCCATGAGTTTGACAGGCGGCTGGAAGAATACCGCGGCTCCGGTATGGACAGGGAGGAGACAAAGGGGGGCGGCAACCATGAAGGCTGA
- a CDS encoding Crp/Fnr family transcriptional regulator, with translation MKILKSIPLFSGLSEDQLRTISDRARELTFGRGEIIFQEGERGDGFYIVGTGKIKVFKLSFEGKEQILHIYGPGHTFGEVPVFEGKSFPASSMALSPSKIVFLPRDAFVELITESPALAMTMLADLSRRLRAFTVQIENLSLKEVPARLAAYILTLAKEEAPESGDLPGQVTLPISKAQLANLIGTTPETVSRIFKKMGEAGLIKVQTKDILIEDPDGLAELSDMGRL, from the coding sequence ATTAAAATATTAAAATCCATACCGCTTTTCTCCGGCTTGTCCGAAGACCAGTTGAGAACCATCTCGGACCGGGCAAGGGAACTGACCTTCGGCCGGGGGGAGATCATTTTCCAGGAAGGGGAGAGGGGGGATGGATTCTATATCGTGGGAACCGGAAAAATAAAGGTCTTTAAACTCTCCTTTGAGGGAAAGGAGCAGATCCTTCACATATACGGCCCCGGCCACACCTTCGGCGAGGTCCCGGTCTTCGAAGGCAAAAGCTTTCCCGCCTCGTCCATGGCGCTTTCCCCCTCAAAGATCGTCTTTCTGCCCAGGGATGCCTTTGTGGAACTGATCACCGAGTCCCCTGCCCTGGCCATGACCATGCTGGCCGACCTCTCCAGGCGGCTGCGGGCATTCACCGTCCAGATCGAAAACCTCAGCCTCAAGGAAGTGCCGGCCCGGCTGGCCGCATATATCCTCACCCTGGCAAAAGAAGAGGCCCCTGAATCGGGAGATCTGCCCGGTCAAGTCACCCTCCCCATCTCCAAGGCCCAGCTGGCCAACCTCATCGGCACCACCCCGGAAACCGTCTCCAGAATCTTTAAGAAAATGGGGGAGGCCGGGTTGATAAAAGTCCAGACAAAGGATATTCTGATTGAAGATCCAGACGGACTTGCGGAACTCTCGGACATGGGCCGCCTTTAA
- a CDS encoding DUF3375 domain-containing protein, with amino-acid sequence MAFDYHTLKSLRKNHPAWRLLVADHAPLIASFLHRAFIVPNHRSLSRAELASALEDFLFVLRENEGEDAFPRTAEAYLDDWASDDKGWLRKFYPKASDEVHYDLMPWVEKALFWLEGLVSRAFIGTESRLMTIFELLRQMVRGSEEDAENRIAALEQEKARIEAELERARAGQMDVLGDTALKDRFFQVQKTARELLSDFREVEYNFRRLDRKTREQIALWEGSKGDLLEDFFGERDVIAESDQGKSFNSFWDLLMSPARQEELSGLLHRVFELDAVQELAPDLRLKRVHYDWLEAGEHTQRTVAKLSGQLRRYLDDQAFLENKRIMQVIQSIETQGVRVKDEPPGNDFISIDLPAPSVSLPMERPMYTFPIKPVINETVSLGDGSDIPSEMLTAGVFVDKLKLKGVIRSHLQSRDQVSLGDILEDHPLEKGLAELVAYLSIAGEDEKAVFDENETQHALWTDSRGRSLRAEFNKVIFNR; translated from the coding sequence ATGGCATTTGACTACCACACATTAAAATCCCTAAGAAAGAACCACCCGGCCTGGCGGCTGCTGGTGGCCGACCATGCTCCCCTGATTGCCTCCTTTCTCCATCGGGCCTTTATTGTGCCCAACCATCGTTCCTTAAGCCGTGCGGAATTGGCCTCGGCCCTGGAGGATTTTCTTTTTGTCCTCAGGGAGAACGAAGGGGAGGATGCTTTTCCCCGGACGGCGGAAGCCTATCTAGATGATTGGGCCTCGGACGATAAGGGCTGGCTTCGCAAATTCTATCCCAAAGCATCCGACGAGGTCCATTACGATCTCATGCCCTGGGTGGAAAAGGCTCTGTTCTGGCTGGAGGGCCTGGTAAGCCGGGCCTTTATCGGCACAGAATCCAGGCTGATGACCATATTCGAGCTGTTGCGGCAGATGGTCCGGGGCTCGGAAGAGGATGCCGAGAATCGGATCGCCGCCCTTGAGCAGGAGAAGGCCCGGATAGAGGCCGAGCTTGAGCGGGCCAGGGCAGGGCAGATGGATGTTCTGGGGGATACGGCCCTGAAGGATCGGTTCTTCCAGGTCCAGAAAACCGCCAGGGAGCTGCTCAGCGATTTTCGGGAAGTAGAGTATAATTTCCGCCGGCTGGACCGTAAGACCCGGGAGCAGATCGCCCTGTGGGAGGGCAGCAAGGGGGATCTGTTGGAGGATTTTTTCGGGGAACGGGATGTTATCGCCGAGTCCGACCAGGGCAAAAGCTTCAATTCATTCTGGGATCTGCTCATGTCACCGGCCCGGCAGGAAGAGTTGTCCGGCCTGCTCCACCGGGTGTTCGAGCTGGATGCGGTGCAGGAACTGGCCCCGGACCTGCGCCTAAAAAGGGTCCACTACGACTGGCTGGAGGCCGGGGAGCATACCCAGCGCACCGTGGCCAAGCTTTCGGGCCAGCTGCGGCGGTACCTGGACGACCAGGCCTTTCTTGAGAATAAACGTATCATGCAGGTGATACAGAGCATTGAAACCCAAGGGGTGAGGGTAAAGGATGAGCCCCCGGGCAATGATTTCATATCCATTGACCTTCCCGCCCCGTCGGTTTCCCTGCCCATGGAACGGCCCATGTACACCTTTCCGATCAAGCCGGTGATCAATGAAACCGTATCCCTGGGCGACGGGTCGGATATTCCCTCGGAGATGCTTACCGCCGGGGTCTTTGTGGATAAGCTCAAACTTAAAGGGGTGATCCGGTCACACCTTCAGTCCCGGGACCAGGTCAGCCTGGGTGATATCCTTGAAGACCATCCCCTGGAAAAGGGGCTGGCGGAGCTGGTGGCATATCTGAGTATTGCCGGAGAGGATGAAAAAGCGGTGTTTGATGAAAACGAGACCCAGCATGCCCTCTGGACCGACAGCCGGGGCAGGTCACTGCGGGCGGAATTTAATAAAGTGATTTTCAACAGGTAG
- the hcp gene encoding hydroxylamine reductase has protein sequence MFCFQCQETAKNQGCTVKGVCGKENSTANLQDLLIFNLKGIAVIAEQSKAAGISVPASVPLFISHALFTTITNANFNDDNLVEWINRAQAIKKELAAAAGDKLGDDLHDSATWFSDDAATFQAKAETVGVLATENEDVRSLRELLVLGLKGVAAYADHAAVLGVEKQEIWDFMIQGLASTTKDLSVDEMVGLVLKCGEIAVTTMAALNEANTTAYGHPELSEVNIGVGTNPGILISGHDLKDMEELLKQTQGTGVDVYTHGEMLPANYYPAFKKYSHLKGNYGGSWWHQNEEFESFNGPVLLTTNCLVPLKKKNTYLDRLYTTGVPSYPGAVHIGDRSDGGAKDFSALVERAKSCAAPTEIETGKIVGGFAHNQVLALADKVVEAVKAGAIKRFVVMAGCDGRQKGRAYFTEVAEKLPQDAVILTAGCAKYRYNKLNLGDIGGIPRVLDAGQCNDCYSLAVIALKLKEVFGLEDINELPLSFDIGWYEQKAVAVLLALLHLGVKGIRLGPTLPAFVSPTVLKVLVENFDIKPITEPDADVAAIMAGR, from the coding sequence ATGTTTTGTTTTCAATGTCAGGAAACGGCAAAAAACCAGGGATGCACGGTTAAGGGCGTATGCGGGAAAGAAAACTCCACCGCCAACCTGCAGGACCTTTTGATTTTCAACCTTAAGGGCATTGCAGTGATTGCTGAGCAGTCAAAGGCTGCGGGGATATCCGTCCCCGCCTCTGTCCCTCTGTTTATCAGCCATGCATTGTTCACCACCATCACCAATGCCAATTTCAACGATGATAATCTGGTGGAATGGATCAACCGGGCCCAGGCAATAAAAAAAGAGCTGGCCGCTGCTGCCGGCGATAAACTGGGCGATGATCTCCATGACAGCGCCACCTGGTTCTCCGACGATGCCGCAACCTTCCAGGCCAAGGCTGAAACCGTGGGGGTTCTGGCCACGGAAAATGAAGATGTCCGCTCCCTTCGCGAACTGCTGGTCCTCGGTCTCAAGGGCGTGGCCGCCTATGCCGACCATGCCGCCGTCCTGGGGGTGGAAAAACAGGAGATCTGGGATTTCATGATCCAGGGCCTGGCCTCCACCACCAAGGACCTCAGCGTGGACGAGATGGTGGGCCTGGTTCTTAAATGCGGGGAAATCGCCGTGACCACCATGGCCGCCCTGAACGAAGCCAACACCACGGCCTACGGCCACCCCGAACTCTCCGAGGTCAACATCGGCGTGGGCACAAATCCTGGAATACTCATCTCCGGCCATGATCTTAAAGATATGGAAGAGCTTTTAAAACAGACCCAGGGCACCGGGGTGGACGTCTACACCCACGGAGAGATGCTGCCGGCCAACTACTACCCGGCCTTTAAAAAATACAGCCACCTCAAAGGCAATTACGGCGGATCCTGGTGGCACCAGAACGAAGAGTTCGAGTCCTTTAACGGCCCCGTTCTTTTGACCACCAACTGCCTGGTCCCCCTGAAAAAGAAAAACACTTACCTGGACAGGCTGTACACCACGGGCGTCCCCTCTTACCCCGGCGCCGTCCACATTGGGGACCGGTCCGACGGCGGGGCCAAGGATTTCTCCGCCCTTGTGGAACGGGCCAAATCCTGTGCCGCCCCAACGGAAATCGAAACCGGCAAGATTGTGGGCGGCTTTGCCCACAACCAGGTCCTGGCCCTGGCCGACAAGGTGGTGGAGGCCGTAAAGGCCGGCGCCATCAAACGTTTCGTGGTCATGGCCGGCTGTGACGGCCGCCAGAAGGGCCGGGCCTACTTCACCGAAGTCGCCGAAAAACTGCCCCAGGACGCCGTTATCCTTACTGCGGGCTGTGCCAAGTACAGATACAACAAACTGAATCTGGGGGATATCGGCGGTATTCCCAGGGTACTGGACGCCGGCCAGTGCAACGACTGCTACTCCCTGGCCGTCATCGCCCTGAAACTCAAAGAGGTATTCGGCCTGGAGGACATCAACGAGCTGCCGCTGTCCTTTGACATCGGCTGGTATGAGCAGAAGGCCGTGGCCGTTCTCCTGGCCCTGCTTCACCTGGGCGTCAAGGGCATCCGCCTGGGGCCCACCCTGCCGGCCTTTGTTTCCCCCACCGTGCTGAAGGTGCTGGTGGAAAATTTTGACATCAAACCCATTACCGAACCCGATGCCGACGTGGCCGCCATCATGGCAGGCAGATAA
- a CDS encoding 4Fe-4S binding protein, which produces MKVMRKIIEIDEEKCDGCGNCVPSCAEGAIRIIDGKAKVVADKYCDGLGACLGDCPQGALALVEREADEFDEEAVEEMLKAQGAEEKSAPVGGCPSAAIKTFPMAGPGLAGGKEIASGGPSALGHWPVQIRLVPAGAPFLRGADLLIAADCVPVAYPSFHADFLKGKAVMIGCPKFDDAQAYVDKLADVFAESGIKSVTTVVMEVPCCSGMAGIIKKALEKSGMDIPFKEVTVSARGEILS; this is translated from the coding sequence ATGAAAGTAATGCGTAAAATCATTGAAATAGACGAAGAAAAATGCGACGGCTGCGGCAATTGTGTTCCCTCCTGTGCCGAAGGCGCCATCCGGATTATTGATGGCAAGGCCAAGGTGGTGGCGGACAAGTACTGCGACGGCCTGGGCGCCTGTCTGGGGGACTGCCCCCAGGGGGCATTGGCCCTGGTAGAGCGGGAGGCGGACGAATTTGACGAGGAAGCCGTGGAAGAGATGCTTAAGGCCCAGGGGGCTGAAGAAAAATCCGCTCCTGTCGGCGGCTGCCCCTCCGCCGCAATAAAAACCTTTCCCATGGCCGGCCCCGGTTTGGCCGGGGGAAAGGAAATCGCCTCCGGCGGACCTTCCGCCCTTGGGCACTGGCCCGTACAGATCCGTTTGGTGCCTGCCGGTGCGCCTTTCCTGCGGGGGGCGGACCTGCTCATCGCCGCCGACTGCGTGCCTGTGGCCTATCCTTCCTTCCACGCCGACTTCCTCAAGGGTAAGGCGGTGATGATCGGCTGCCCCAAGTTTGACGATGCCCAGGCATACGTGGACAAACTGGCGGATGTCTTTGCCGAGTCCGGCATAAAATCCGTCACGACAGTAGTGATGGAGGTACCCTGCTGTTCGGGCATGGCCGGGATCATTAAAAAGGCCCTGGAAAAATCCGGAATGGATATTCCTTTTAAAGAAGTGACAGTGTCGGCCAGGGGGGAAATCCTCTCTTGA
- a CDS encoding HTH domain-containing protein, producing MNLKEFKAGQYKQQYQYKSFSPKRINRTWIWDDPAINVLLEDANRILELFYQKPLLNVKEIEKFLSMTLRTIRNVLKTLEAEPFIVEYTGNKRNRKYVFDRYFKLF from the coding sequence ATGAATTTAAAGGAATTTAAAGCAGGGCAGTATAAACAGCAATATCAGTATAAAAGTTTTTCTCCGAAAAGAATTAACAGAACCTGGATTTGGGATGATCCCGCCATCAATGTACTTTTGGAGGATGCCAATAGGATTTTAGAGCTTTTTTATCAAAAACCCTTATTAAATGTGAAAGAAATCGAAAAATTCCTGTCAATGACGCTCAGAACAATACGCAATGTGTTAAAAACCCTGGAAGCAGAGCCGTTCATCGTTGAATACACCGGTAACAAACGGAATAGAAAATATGTATTTGACAGATATTTTAAGTTGTTTTGA
- a CDS encoding RtcB family protein, producing the protein MGHPKKYAVFGDDLDPAALEQMDNAMSLPVTVKGALMPDAHKGYGLPIGGVLATDNAVIPYAVGVDIACRVKMSVLPISFNEFEGLRGALKKALENETRFGYGQFFKRPKNHPVMDEDWQFCSTVAGLKNKAWKQLGTSGAGNHFAEFGRLALSSPALGLDAGDYIALITHSGSRGTGAAIARHYSTLARSRCPKLPKALKHLAWLTMGSQEGEEYFRAMTLMGKYSAANHEIIHGAIFAAFGESPVATVENHHNFAFKEKIGMQKVIVHRKGAVPAARGVMGIIPGSMADPAYIIKGKGNEDAINSAAHGAGRAMSRTAAFKRFTRKDLQKILTKARVTLISAGLDEIPMAYKNIDQVMSRQKGLVETLATFEPRLVKMAPAKPRKYR; encoded by the coding sequence ATGGGCCATCCTAAAAAATATGCCGTTTTCGGCGACGACCTCGATCCGGCCGCCCTGGAGCAGATGGACAATGCCATGTCCCTGCCGGTGACCGTGAAAGGGGCGCTCATGCCCGATGCCCACAAGGGGTACGGCCTGCCCATCGGCGGGGTCCTGGCAACGGACAATGCCGTCATCCCCTATGCCGTGGGGGTGGACATTGCCTGCCGGGTCAAGATGTCCGTGCTGCCCATTTCTTTTAATGAATTTGAGGGGCTCAGGGGAGCGCTGAAAAAGGCCCTGGAAAACGAAACCCGGTTCGGATACGGACAATTCTTCAAACGGCCCAAAAACCATCCGGTGATGGATGAAGACTGGCAGTTCTGCTCCACGGTGGCCGGGCTGAAGAACAAGGCCTGGAAACAGCTGGGCACCAGCGGGGCCGGCAACCATTTTGCTGAATTCGGCCGGCTGGCCCTCTCCTCCCCTGCCCTGGGTCTGGACGCCGGGGATTACATCGCCCTGATCACCCATTCCGGCAGCCGGGGAACCGGCGCCGCCATTGCCAGGCACTATTCCACCCTGGCCCGGAGCCGCTGCCCCAAACTGCCGAAAGCCCTGAAACATTTGGCCTGGCTTACCATGGGCAGCCAGGAGGGTGAAGAATATTTCAGGGCCATGACCCTCATGGGCAAATATTCGGCGGCCAACCACGAAATCATCCACGGGGCCATTTTTGCCGCCTTTGGCGAGTCCCCCGTGGCCACTGTGGAGAACCATCACAATTTTGCCTTCAAGGAAAAAATCGGGATGCAAAAGGTCATTGTCCACCGCAAGGGTGCGGTGCCGGCGGCCAGAGGGGTGATGGGCATCATCCCCGGTTCCATGGCCGATCCTGCTTATATCATTAAAGGAAAGGGCAATGAAGATGCCATTAATTCGGCGGCCCACGGGGCCGGCCGGGCCATGAGCCGCACCGCCGCATTCAAACGGTTCACCCGCAAGGACCTGCAGAAAATCTTGACAAAAGCCCGTGTCACCTTAATTTCTGCTGGACTTGACGAGATACCAATGGCATATAAAAATATTGACCAGGTGATGTCCCGGCAAAAGGGTCTTGTTGAGACATTGGCAACATTCGAGCCCCGCCTGGTCAAAATGGCTCCTGCCAAGCCAAGAAAATATCGTTAA
- a CDS encoding 4Fe-4S binding protein, whose product MIWEKEADAAIKKVPFFIRKKVRKRVETFVADKGGGKVTLGDVQALKKKFLSKEGMESEIKGHDVSACFGGAGCPNSVAPSTAQLVKDIHALMENAQILDFLKSEVKGGLKFHHEFRVSISDCPNACSRPQITDIGIIGAALPGITGAPCSQCEVCVETCPEQAIVLEDTGPKINMDACLACGKCMGACPTGTLDTGSTGYRVLLGGRLGRHPRLGLEVAGILTHEAVLDLVRRCIEFYKANSRGGKRFSHLLASLSQIL is encoded by the coding sequence TTGATCTGGGAAAAAGAGGCCGATGCCGCCATCAAAAAGGTTCCCTTCTTTATCCGGAAAAAAGTCCGCAAACGGGTGGAAACCTTTGTCGCGGACAAGGGCGGGGGCAAGGTCACCCTGGGGGATGTCCAGGCCCTGAAGAAAAAGTTTCTCTCCAAGGAGGGGATGGAAAGCGAAATCAAGGGCCATGATGTCTCCGCCTGCTTCGGCGGGGCGGGCTGCCCCAACTCCGTGGCCCCGTCCACGGCCCAACTGGTCAAAGATATCCACGCCCTGATGGAGAATGCCCAGATCCTGGATTTCCTGAAATCAGAGGTCAAGGGCGGCCTCAAGTTTCACCACGAATTCAGGGTTTCCATCTCCGACTGCCCCAATGCCTGCTCCCGTCCCCAGATTACGGACATCGGCATCATCGGCGCAGCCCTCCCCGGCATCACAGGGGCCCCCTGTTCCCAATGCGAAGTTTGCGTGGAGACTTGCCCTGAGCAGGCCATTGTCCTGGAGGATACGGGGCCAAAAATAAATATGGACGCCTGCCTGGCCTGCGGCAAATGCATGGGCGCCTGCCCCACCGGCACCCTGGATACCGGCAGCACCGGCTACCGGGTGCTTCTGGGCGGCCGCCTGGGCCGCCATCCCCGACTGGGGCTGGAGGTGGCGGGTATTCTTACCCATGAAGCGGTGCTGGACCTGGTCCGGCGCTGTATTGAATTTTACAAAGCCAATTCCAGGGGCGGAAAACGCTTTTCACATCTTCTGGCGTCCCTTTCCCAGATCCTTTAG
- a CDS encoding carboxymuconolactone decarboxylase family protein: MYLPEKYKTFSSDYPEIFKAYKEMGTLIRESGPLDEKSQNLVKLGIAVGANSRGGVMSHTRKALDSGATKEEIKHAVLLALSTTGFPNMIAAMYWADEVLQKS, translated from the coding sequence ATGTATCTTCCGGAAAAATACAAAACTTTTTCTTCAGACTATCCAGAAATTTTTAAGGCGTACAAGGAAATGGGCACCCTGATAAGGGAATCCGGCCCATTGGACGAAAAAAGTCAGAACCTGGTAAAGCTGGGCATAGCCGTAGGTGCCAACTCCAGGGGCGGGGTGATGTCCCATACCAGAAAGGCCCTGGATTCGGGCGCCACCAAGGAAGAGATCAAGCACGCCGTGCTCCTGGCCCTCTCCACCACGGGCTTTCCCAATATGATCGCGGCCATGTACTGGGCCGACGAGGTGCTTCAGAAAAGCTAA
- a CDS encoding putative DNA binding domain-containing protein, with the protein MLEIKTLDDISALSETYEIECKLAAGKDGKGELPKDFWPTYSAFANSYGGDVILGLKETKTGFKVKGITRPQKVTDDLWSLLNDPKKVSVCLLGQKDVRLLEIDGKTLIQISVPRAARKQKPVFINNNPLTGTYKRGETGDLICREETVRRMMAEQVEDGRDAELLKGFGIEDIDLDSFNAYRQLYMNLQPDHPWNQLEPVAFLKNIGGWRKDRESGIGALTRAGLLMFGQLPAIQEAFPNYMLDYQERPDAKADTRWIDRLTLDGSWSGNLFDFYRKVITKLTADLKVPFKLEKDLRRDDTLVHQSLREALVNSLVHADYTERASVLIVKRPDMFGFRNPGLMRIPKEIAVQGGDSDCRNRRIHQMFRYIGLGEQAGSGIPKIYQGWDSQHWRSPVLYEKEQPFEQTLLELRMLDLFPEKVVNELRQSIGDEFDHLPELEKLILASAATEEVISHRRMTEISTDHAHDLTLAFQRLMKEGLLESTGRGRGTVYYLRGREFPSADQIFSDSSVMTLADKDARVISLGHNGGSLGHNERDQTGCLIIKELGKPLIDDLERVSDDIADRLMTLAQKARNKKRVNKKDMADIVLTVCESYYLTQQVLCRLVNRESKAFRKNTIKPLLDKGKLALAFPQTPTHSKQAYTTIDPVPGYSEGEHD; encoded by the coding sequence ATGCTTGAAATCAAAACCTTAGATGACATCTCAGCCCTGAGCGAAACCTATGAGATCGAGTGCAAGCTGGCCGCAGGCAAAGACGGTAAAGGGGAGCTGCCCAAGGATTTTTGGCCTACCTACAGCGCCTTTGCCAATTCCTACGGCGGGGATGTGATTCTCGGGTTAAAGGAAACCAAAACTGGGTTCAAGGTCAAAGGGATCACTAGGCCGCAGAAGGTAACCGATGATTTGTGGAGCCTGTTGAATGATCCTAAAAAAGTCAGTGTCTGTCTGCTGGGGCAAAAAGATGTACGGCTGCTGGAAATAGACGGCAAGACCTTGATTCAGATCTCTGTGCCCCGGGCCGCCAGAAAACAAAAGCCGGTATTCATCAATAACAACCCCTTGACCGGCACCTACAAAAGGGGGGAGACTGGAGATCTGATCTGCAGGGAAGAGACCGTCAGGCGGATGATGGCTGAACAGGTCGAGGACGGCAGGGATGCTGAGTTGTTAAAAGGGTTCGGCATTGAAGATATTGATCTGGACAGTTTCAATGCCTACCGGCAGTTGTATATGAACCTGCAGCCGGATCATCCCTGGAACCAGTTGGAGCCGGTGGCTTTTTTGAAGAACATCGGCGGGTGGAGAAAGGACAGGGAATCCGGGATCGGTGCGCTGACACGGGCCGGACTTCTCATGTTCGGTCAACTGCCTGCTATCCAAGAGGCATTCCCCAATTACATGCTGGATTATCAGGAGCGGCCAGATGCCAAAGCCGATACCCGGTGGATTGACCGGCTGACCCTGGACGGCTCCTGGTCCGGGAATCTTTTTGATTTTTACAGAAAAGTCATTACCAAACTGACCGCCGACCTGAAAGTCCCTTTTAAACTTGAAAAAGATCTTCGCAGGGATGATACCCTGGTTCATCAGTCTCTGCGTGAAGCTCTTGTCAACAGCCTTGTCCATGCGGACTATACGGAAAGGGCCTCTGTACTGATTGTCAAACGGCCGGATATGTTCGGATTCAGGAATCCGGGGCTGATGCGAATCCCCAAAGAGATCGCCGTCCAGGGCGGTGACAGTGATTGCCGAAACCGCCGGATTCACCAGATGTTTCGTTATATCGGGCTTGGGGAGCAGGCCGGCAGCGGTATTCCTAAAATTTACCAGGGATGGGACAGCCAGCATTGGCGCAGCCCGGTGCTGTATGAAAAAGAGCAGCCCTTTGAACAAACCCTTCTTGAACTCCGGATGCTGGATCTATTTCCGGAAAAAGTTGTTAATGAATTGAGGCAGTCCATCGGAGATGAATTTGATCATCTCCCGGAGCTGGAAAAACTTATACTGGCATCGGCAGCCACGGAGGAGGTGATCAGCCACCGTCGGATGACTGAAATTTCAACGGACCATGCCCATGATCTGACCCTGGCATTTCAAAGGCTGATGAAAGAAGGCCTCCTTGAATCCACGGGCCGGGGGCGGGGTACGGTATATTATCTTCGGGGCCGGGAATTTCCCAGTGCCGACCAGATATTTTCGGACAGTTCCGTTATGACCCTAGCAGATAAGGACGCTAGGGTCATAAGCTTGGGTCATAACGGCGGGAGCTTGGGTCATAACGAGCGTGATCAAACCGGCTGCCTGATTATCAAGGAACTTGGAAAACCCTTGATAGACGACCTTGAGAGGGTTTCGGACGACATTGCAGACAGGCTTATGACCCTAGCGCAAAAAGCCCGGAATAAAAAACGGGTGAATAAAAAAGATATGGCCGACATCGTTTTAACCGTCTGTGAGTCATATTATTTGACCCAGCAGGTGTTGTGCAGGCTGGTGAACCGCGAATCAAAAGCGTTCAGGAAAAATACCATCAAACCCCTGCTTGATAAAGGGAAGTTGGCCCTGGCCTTCCCTCAGACTCCTACACATTCAAAGCAGGCATACACGACAATAGATCCTGTTCCGGGGTATTCAGAAGGTGAGCATGATTAA